Within Psychrobacter sp. DAB_AL43B, the genomic segment GCGCGTGGGGTGTGCTAGCACAGCTTTACCACCGCAAGCATGTATCAGCTCAATACCGTGCTGCATCGTCAACGCTTCAATCGCCACATAAGCAGGCTTATTATCAGCCAGATATTTATCAAAGGCTTTTTGTACGGTCTTAACCTCACCGCGCTCAAATAAAACTTGTCCAATATGCGCACGCCCAACTGCTTGTGGATTGTTACCCGCTTTATAAAGAACGGCTTGCCATAGTTCATCATAATCAATGTCTAGCAACTCACTGAGTTTTTCAGTGATGCGTTGACCACGAGTAGCACGACTGTCTTGCAACTGTTGTAAGGTCGCATGCATTTTTTCGCGATCGGTAAAATCTAATCCAAGTACATGAATGATTTTATTAGTGGATTTATTTTTACCATAGCCGCCGCTGAGCGTGTGCTCACAGCTAATTTCAACGCCATTAATTAATTGTATATTGCAAGCTTCAGCCGCCGCGCGTGCCTCATCGATACCCAATAAGGTATCATGATCGGTCAAAGCCAACACGTTAATTCCCGCACTATGGGCGCGCTGTACCACTTCTGCAGGCGCATAAGTACCGTCAGAACAGGTACTGTGGCAATGTAAGTCGATTTTCATAAAGCTGGCCTTAAGGTTTTGAATGTATTGTCAATTTAAATGTGTCTTCGATAATGAATATGGTAGCAGTAAAATGAGGTAAAAATGGCTAAGGCGTGCCATATAAGACGATTATCGTGTTGATTGCTTTTTTTTGGCGCAGTAGACGTGT encodes:
- a CDS encoding PHP domain-containing protein, giving the protein MKIDLHCHSTCSDGTYAPAEVVQRAHSAGINVLALTDHDTLLGIDEARAAAEACNIQLINGVEISCEHTLSGGYGKNKSTNKIIHVLGLDFTDREKMHATLQQLQDSRATRGQRITEKLSELLDIDYDELWQAVLYKAGNNPQAVGRAHIGQVLFERGEVKTVQKAFDKYLADNKPAYVAIEALTMQHGIELIHACGGKAVLAHPTRYQLSATRVRKLIEEFAQLGGDACELPANSEPVSTRRMVDRSIAEHNLVTSIGSDFHGSNMPWRRIGDVPNLHPEQQGIWQSFAALS